A window of the Vicinamibacteria bacterium genome harbors these coding sequences:
- the ybeY gene encoding rRNA maturation RNase YbeY encodes MARGGRSSLGVVLIDRQRRRRVDAGRLRRVLVGAAAVLRVSGEVTLVLAGDGTLRRLNREYRRRDRPTDVLSFTGSGGREGLGDIVISVKTAERNARGEGRRLAQELDILALHGFLHLLGYDHETDDGTMDRLEERLRRRLVGSA; translated from the coding sequence ATGGCCCGCGGGGGGAGGTCGTCCCTGGGTGTCGTTCTCATTGACCGGCAGCGGCGGCGCCGGGTGGACGCGGGGCGCTTGCGGCGCGTCCTGGTGGGGGCCGCGGCCGTCCTGCGCGTCTCCGGGGAGGTGACCCTGGTCCTGGCCGGGGACGGCACCCTGCGGCGGCTGAACCGAGAATACCGCCGTCGCGACCGGCCCACGGACGTGCTCTCCTTCACGGGGTCGGGGGGACGCGAGGGCCTGGGTGACATCGTGATCAGCGTGAAGACGGCGGAGCGGAACGCGCGCGGGGAGGGGCGCCGTCTGGCCCAGGAGCTCGACATCCTCGCCCTCCACGGCTTCCTGCATCTGCTCGGCTACGACCACGAGACCGACGACGGAACCATGGACCGGCTGGAGGAGCGCTTGCGGCGGCGGCTGGTGGGCTCGGCGTGA
- the era gene encoding GTPase Era — protein MSEAGPSFRSGFVTVLGRPNVGKSTLVNLLVGQKVAIVSDKPQTTRNRILAVVNRPGGQIVLFDTPGIHKPMHQMNRRMVSTAVRSLGQGDVALWLVEVGEPYGPGDRYVRDLLKKAGRPVFLGINKIDTVAKARILPVIEAYRGLLDFAAVVPISARTGDNVERLTGLLLDHLPEGERLYPEDFLTDQPERFFVAEMIRERILHHTREEIPYSTGVLLESFQEEEGLVRIQAQILVEREGQKGILIGRGGAMLKAVGTEARLQIEAFLGTRVFLGLFVKVQEGWREDAATLEEMGLREKGGED, from the coding sequence GTGAGCGAGGCGGGTCCCTCCTTCCGCTCGGGCTTCGTGACCGTGCTGGGGCGCCCCAACGTGGGCAAGTCCACCCTCGTGAACCTCCTGGTCGGTCAGAAGGTCGCCATCGTCTCCGACAAGCCCCAGACCACGCGCAACCGTATCCTGGCCGTGGTCAACCGGCCGGGCGGCCAGATCGTTCTCTTCGACACCCCCGGCATCCACAAGCCCATGCACCAAATGAACCGGCGCATGGTGAGCACGGCGGTGCGGAGCCTGGGTCAAGGGGACGTGGCCCTCTGGTTGGTGGAGGTGGGGGAGCCCTATGGCCCCGGGGATCGCTACGTCCGGGATCTGCTGAAGAAGGCCGGCCGCCCCGTGTTCCTCGGCATCAACAAGATCGACACCGTGGCCAAGGCGCGGATCCTGCCCGTCATCGAGGCCTACCGCGGCCTCCTGGACTTCGCGGCGGTGGTGCCGATCTCCGCGCGCACGGGGGACAACGTGGAGCGCCTCACCGGGCTGCTGCTCGACCACCTCCCCGAAGGAGAGCGGCTCTACCCCGAGGACTTCCTCACCGACCAGCCCGAGCGCTTCTTCGTGGCGGAGATGATCCGGGAGCGGATCCTCCACCACACGCGCGAGGAGATCCCCTACTCCACGGGGGTGCTCCTGGAGTCCTTCCAGGAGGAGGAGGGGCTCGTCCGCATCCAGGCCCAAATCCTGGTGGAGCGGGAGGGCCAGAAGGGGATCCTCATCGGGCGGGGGGGGGCCATGCTGAAAGCGGTGGGGACGGAGGCCCGCCTCCAGATCGAAGCGTTCCTGGGAACCCGGGTCTTCCTGGGGCTGTTCGTGAAGGTCCAGGAGGGCTGGCGCGAGGACGCGGCCACCCTCGAGGAGATGGGCCTGCGCGAGAAAGGCGGCGAGGACTAG
- a CDS encoding gamma carbonic anhydrase family protein: protein MIRAYRGVWPRLGERVYVDVSAQVIGQVELGDHASVWMNAVIRGDVNLIRIGVGTNVQDNCVVHVFRADHPTLIGDHVTVGHSVTLHGCTIGPRCLIGMGATILNDAEVGEECIIAAGTLVPERMKIPPRQLVMGLPARIRRDLTAGERESLRRSADNYIEYKETYLQEAAAPGRPPTGEAP from the coding sequence ATGATCCGTGCTTATCGGGGCGTTTGGCCGAGGTTGGGGGAGCGCGTGTACGTGGACGTCTCCGCGCAGGTGATCGGCCAGGTGGAGCTCGGCGATCACGCCAGCGTCTGGATGAACGCCGTGATCCGGGGGGACGTGAACCTGATCCGCATCGGAGTGGGCACGAACGTCCAGGACAACTGCGTGGTGCACGTCTTCCGGGCCGACCATCCCACCCTGATCGGCGACCATGTGACGGTGGGCCACTCCGTCACCCTGCACGGCTGCACGATCGGTCCCCGCTGCCTCATCGGCATGGGGGCCACGATACTGAACGACGCCGAAGTGGGGGAGGAGTGCATCATCGCCGCGGGCACCCTGGTCCCGGAGCGGATGAAGATCCCGCCCCGCCAGCTGGTCATGGGCTTGCCCGCCCGGATCCGGCGCGACCTCACCGCCGGGGAGCGGGAGAGCCTGCGCCGCTCCGCGGACAACTACATCGAGTACAAGGAGACCTACCTCCAGGAGGCGGCGGCCCCCGGGCGCCCGCCGACGGGGGAGGCTCCTTGA
- a CDS encoding S8 family serine peptidase encodes MKRSARVILLVCLGCWPALWPLRAGEPGRVMVATEAGTRSIAPHAAAHRAGTFVPGELIVQFREGTDDGVVERTLRDAGGARARRAFRGQRYLVNVDPSLSLSRAMETLRARAEVDYVERNAVIRKAQASTFTPNDPRFPIQWNFKMIGAERMWAIQKGSPSVAVAVVDTGIAFEDYNDPVTGQVFRKAPDWSCRGAAGCNDTVFLQGHDFINNDDHANDDDQDSHGTHVASTIAESTNNAFSFTGLAFGCALMPVKVLDETGSGTVFSVANGIDYAANFSQNGTNPVKVINMSLGSPDSSTTIQRSVDAAFAKGIVIVAAAGNESKGSIDYPAALPNVIAVGALDARKQTAFYSNFGPQLSVVAPGGDCDRNDSGNAFGADCVWQQGMNPDEVALGHYDQFLSLGLAGTSQATPHVSALAALLISQGITDPSAVRAAIEQTAERLGGASPGGRNDTYGNGLIRPDAALAGLGFNQGPN; translated from the coding sequence ATGAAGAGATCGGCTCGCGTGATTCTCCTCGTCTGCCTCGGGTGCTGGCCCGCCCTGTGGCCGCTACGGGCGGGCGAGCCCGGCCGGGTGATGGTGGCCACGGAGGCGGGGACCCGCAGCATCGCCCCCCACGCGGCCGCCCACCGCGCGGGGACCTTTGTCCCGGGCGAGCTCATCGTGCAGTTTCGCGAGGGCACCGACGACGGGGTGGTAGAGCGGACGCTGCGCGACGCGGGGGGGGCGCGGGCCCGGCGGGCCTTCCGGGGGCAACGCTACCTGGTGAACGTGGATCCCAGCCTGAGCTTGTCCCGAGCCATGGAGACCCTGCGCGCGCGGGCGGAGGTCGACTACGTGGAGCGCAACGCGGTGATCCGCAAGGCCCAGGCGTCCACCTTCACCCCCAACGATCCGCGCTTCCCCATCCAATGGAACTTCAAGATGATCGGGGCCGAGCGCATGTGGGCCATCCAGAAGGGGAGCCCGTCGGTCGCGGTCGCGGTCGTGGACACCGGGATCGCCTTCGAGGACTATAACGATCCCGTCACCGGCCAGGTCTTCCGGAAAGCCCCCGATTGGTCCTGCCGAGGGGCGGCGGGGTGCAACGACACCGTCTTCCTGCAAGGCCACGACTTCATCAACAACGACGACCACGCCAACGACGACGACCAGGACTCTCACGGCACCCACGTGGCCTCAACGATCGCGGAGAGCACCAACAACGCCTTCAGCTTCACCGGCCTCGCCTTCGGCTGCGCCCTCATGCCCGTCAAGGTGCTGGACGAGACCGGCAGCGGCACCGTTTTCTCGGTGGCGAACGGGATCGACTACGCGGCGAACTTCAGCCAAAACGGCACGAACCCGGTCAAGGTCATCAACATGAGCCTGGGCAGCCCCGACTCCAGCACGACCATCCAGCGCTCGGTGGATGCGGCCTTCGCCAAGGGGATCGTGATCGTGGCCGCGGCCGGCAACGAGAGCAAGGGCTCCATCGACTATCCGGCCGCCCTCCCCAACGTTATTGCCGTGGGGGCGCTCGACGCCCGCAAACAGACGGCTTTCTACTCCAACTTTGGCCCCCAGCTCAGCGTGGTCGCCCCCGGCGGCGACTGCGACCGCAACGACTCCGGCAACGCCTTCGGCGCGGACTGCGTCTGGCAGCAAGGGATGAATCCGGACGAGGTGGCCCTCGGCCACTACGACCAGTTCCTGAGCCTGGGCCTGGCGGGGACGAGCCAGGCCACCCCCCACGTATCGGCCCTGGCCGCCCTCCTCATCTCGCAAGGAATCACCGATCCCTCGGCCGTGCGGGCCGCCATCGAGCAGACGGCGGAGCGGCTGGGCGGCGCGAGCCCGGGCGGCCGCAACGACACTTACGGAAACGGTCTCATTCGGCCCGACGCCGCCCTGGCGGGTCTCGGCTTCAACCAGGGCCCCAACTAG
- a CDS encoding SGNH/GDSL hydrolase family protein, with protein MASRRLLPSLGLAAGSLLTTLLALEVGFRLVGVSVGTVQINRGTVRRSPDPRLQFELKPGSTVQSEVEYRINASGMRNPEVSEAKAPGVRRIAVLGDSIAFGYWVSEADAFPRRLEHLLDGGGRVEVLNFGVPGYNLDQEIETLRVKALRFSPDLVLVAFCLNDLEGIFSYEYGLTLDRSNRTRTLPGRTLELLLERSRFFSWLEYRLAELEARRSYVHARNPLRGPLYEQAVSEQGKALEDRFSTLAAILKSGGGIPGLVAIFPVFGNRFPAYPHRDLHRVVAAAARASGLAVVDLLDCYEAYDVWDLRVDVVHPNPMGHGVAAHAIAEAICGTGWPCAPDLLRGRCTGYRKTDFPSVRGY; from the coding sequence ATGGCCTCCCGCCGCCTCCTGCCCTCCCTGGGCCTCGCCGCGGGGAGCCTCCTCACCACCCTTCTCGCCTTGGAAGTGGGCTTCCGACTCGTGGGCGTCTCCGTAGGCACCGTCCAGATCAACCGCGGCACCGTCCGGCGCAGCCCCGATCCGCGCCTGCAGTTCGAGCTCAAGCCGGGCTCGACCGTGCAGTCGGAGGTGGAATACCGGATCAACGCCTCCGGCATGCGCAACCCGGAAGTGAGCGAGGCCAAGGCCCCGGGGGTCCGCCGCATCGCCGTGCTCGGGGATTCCATCGCCTTCGGCTACTGGGTGTCGGAGGCCGACGCCTTCCCCCGGCGCCTCGAGCACTTGCTGGACGGGGGGGGGCGGGTGGAGGTCCTGAATTTCGGCGTGCCCGGCTACAACCTGGACCAGGAGATCGAGACGCTGCGCGTGAAGGCGCTCCGCTTCTCGCCCGACCTCGTGCTCGTCGCTTTCTGCTTGAACGACCTGGAGGGGATCTTCTCCTACGAGTACGGCCTCACCTTGGACCGTTCGAACCGGACCCGCACCCTTCCCGGGCGGACCCTCGAGCTGCTGCTCGAGCGCTCACGGTTCTTTTCCTGGCTGGAGTACCGGCTGGCCGAGCTGGAGGCCAGGCGGAGCTACGTCCATGCGCGGAACCCCCTGCGCGGCCCCCTCTACGAGCAGGCGGTGAGCGAGCAGGGCAAGGCGCTGGAGGACCGATTCTCCACCCTGGCCGCCATCCTCAAGAGCGGGGGAGGCATCCCCGGCCTCGTCGCCATCTTCCCCGTCTTCGGCAACCGCTTTCCCGCTTATCCCCACCGGGACCTCCACCGGGTCGTGGCCGCCGCCGCCCGGGCCTCCGGGCTGGCCGTCGTCGATCTCCTCGACTGCTATGAGGCCTACGACGTCTGGGACCTGCGCGTGGACGTCGTGCACCCGAACCCGATGGGCCACGGCGTGGCCGCCCACGCGATCGCGGAGGCGATCTGCGGGACGGGCTGGCCGTGCGCGCCCGATCTTCTGCGGGGCCGCTGTACGGGTTACCGGAAGACAGACTTCCCCTCCGTGCGCGGCTACTGA
- a CDS encoding PhoH family protein has product MKTIAVPERGVEALFGTHDENLRFLEDTLKVRIKSQGSELLVEGDEGGAEIVGQVFLQLAALMKDGYAVSTGDVRLAAELLTRDGATRLRDYLMKAAVRGGKKVVVPRSLNQRVYLEQIDQHDMVFGIGPAGTGKTYLAVAQGVANLLNKSVDRIVLARPAVEAGEKLGFLPGDLQEKVDPYLRPLYDALYDLLDYERVSRLLERNAIEVAPIAFMRGRTLNDAFVIIDEAQNTTSEQMKMVLTRIGYGSKVVVTGDITQIDLPPGKVSGLIEAISVLSGVKGIAFSYFDEKDVVRHKLVQAIIRAYEAYGAAQAPSK; this is encoded by the coding sequence ATGAAGACGATTGCCGTCCCCGAGCGGGGCGTGGAGGCACTCTTCGGTACCCACGACGAGAACCTGCGCTTCCTGGAGGACACCCTCAAGGTGAGGATCAAGAGCCAGGGCAGCGAGCTCCTGGTGGAGGGAGACGAGGGGGGGGCGGAGATCGTGGGCCAAGTCTTCCTGCAGCTGGCCGCGCTCATGAAGGACGGCTACGCCGTCTCCACGGGGGACGTGCGCCTCGCCGCCGAGCTCCTCACCCGGGACGGGGCCACCCGCCTGCGCGACTACCTGATGAAAGCGGCGGTGCGGGGCGGCAAGAAGGTGGTGGTGCCGCGAAGCCTGAACCAGCGGGTCTACCTCGAGCAGATCGATCAGCACGACATGGTCTTCGGCATCGGACCCGCGGGCACGGGCAAGACCTACCTGGCCGTGGCCCAGGGCGTCGCCAACCTGCTCAACAAGTCGGTGGACCGCATCGTCCTGGCCCGGCCCGCGGTGGAGGCGGGGGAGAAGCTGGGCTTCCTCCCCGGCGACCTCCAAGAGAAGGTGGATCCCTACCTGAGGCCGCTCTACGACGCCCTCTACGACCTCTTGGACTACGAGCGGGTGTCGCGTCTCCTCGAACGCAACGCCATCGAGGTCGCCCCCATCGCCTTCATGCGCGGGCGCACGCTGAACGACGCCTTCGTCATCATCGACGAGGCCCAGAACACCACCAGCGAGCAGATGAAGATGGTGCTCACCCGCATCGGCTACGGATCCAAGGTGGTGGTCACCGGGGACATCACCCAAATCGACCTTCCCCCCGGGAAGGTGTCCGGGCTCATCGAGGCCATCTCCGTGCTCTCGGGCGTGAAGGGGATCGCATTCTCGTACTTCGACGAGAAGGACGTGGTGCGCCACAAGCTGGTGCAGGCGATCATCAGGGCCTACGAGGCTTACGGGGCGGCCCAGGCCCCCTCCAAGTAG
- the aspS gene encoding aspartate--tRNA ligase, with protein sequence MAETLGDLARSHYCGSLRGAQVGQTVTLLGWAATRRDLGGVVFIDLRDREGICQVVARPEVSKEAHAAADRVRGEYVLAVRGEVAARTQETVNPKIPTGGVEVLARELRVLSEARTPPFPIEDEIPTHEDTRLKYRYLDLRRPRLQANLRLRHRAAMEIRRHLDEEGFYEIETPFLTKSTPEGARDYLVPSRVHHGHFYALPQSPQIFKQILMVSGVDRYFQIVRCFRDEDLRADRQPEFTQVDIEMSFPRMETVFELIEPLFQRVFRLIGVEVPRPFPRLPYAEAMERYGSDKPDLRFDMPIHDVTEEMRTLGLDTFPRLLEDGARARALVLPAAGGVSGTRLRKINEEVWLGRIVGDAHAARRNLFTLKATEEAVANLGKKGASEAVARRLLERAGAGRDDTVLVGVDAPGPLAMALGILRLEMGRELKLVDEKAHRFLWVTHFPLFTWDASARRYVSAHHPFTAPREEDVPLLDSDPGAVQAQAYDLVLNGTEVGGGSLRIHDSALQAKVFKSLSLSDEEARERFGFFLEALQYGTPPHGGIALGLDRMVMILCGESSIRDVIAFPKTASAADLMSGSPSTVSDEQLKELGILLVKRPS encoded by the coding sequence ATGGCTGAGACCCTGGGCGACCTAGCCCGCAGCCACTACTGCGGGTCGCTCCGCGGGGCCCAGGTGGGGCAGACGGTGACCCTGCTGGGCTGGGCGGCCACCCGCCGGGACCTGGGGGGTGTCGTCTTCATCGACCTCCGGGACCGGGAGGGCATCTGCCAGGTGGTGGCCCGCCCCGAGGTGTCGAAGGAGGCCCACGCGGCCGCGGACCGGGTGCGCGGCGAGTACGTGCTAGCGGTGCGGGGGGAGGTGGCGGCCCGAACCCAGGAGACCGTGAACCCCAAGATCCCGACCGGGGGAGTGGAGGTGCTGGCCCGCGAGCTCCGCGTCCTCTCCGAGGCCCGCACTCCCCCCTTCCCCATCGAGGACGAGATCCCGACCCACGAGGACACCCGGCTCAAGTACCGATACTTGGACCTCCGGCGCCCCCGCCTGCAGGCGAACCTCCGCCTGCGCCACCGCGCGGCCATGGAGATCCGGCGCCACCTCGACGAGGAGGGCTTCTACGAGATCGAGACCCCCTTCCTGACCAAGTCCACGCCGGAGGGGGCACGGGACTACCTCGTCCCCTCCCGCGTCCACCACGGCCATTTCTACGCCCTCCCCCAGTCTCCCCAGATCTTCAAGCAGATCCTGATGGTCTCCGGGGTGGATCGCTACTTTCAGATCGTGCGCTGCTTTCGGGACGAGGACCTCCGGGCCGACCGCCAGCCCGAGTTCACGCAGGTGGACATCGAGATGTCGTTCCCGCGCATGGAGACGGTCTTCGAGCTCATCGAGCCGCTCTTCCAGCGCGTCTTCCGCCTGATCGGGGTGGAGGTGCCCCGCCCGTTCCCCCGCCTGCCCTACGCGGAGGCCATGGAGCGCTACGGCTCCGACAAGCCCGACCTCCGCTTCGACATGCCCATCCACGACGTGACCGAGGAGATGCGGACCCTCGGGCTCGACACCTTTCCCCGTCTCCTCGAGGACGGCGCGCGCGCCCGCGCGCTCGTGCTCCCGGCCGCGGGCGGCGTCTCCGGCACCCGGCTTCGCAAGATCAACGAGGAGGTGTGGCTGGGGCGGATCGTGGGCGACGCCCACGCCGCCCGCCGAAACCTCTTTACCCTCAAGGCCACGGAGGAGGCGGTGGCGAACCTGGGCAAGAAGGGGGCGAGCGAGGCCGTGGCCCGCCGGCTGCTGGAGAGGGCGGGCGCGGGCAGAGACGACACCGTGCTCGTGGGCGTGGACGCTCCCGGCCCCCTGGCCATGGCTCTCGGTATCCTGCGCCTGGAGATGGGCCGCGAACTGAAGCTCGTGGACGAGAAGGCCCATCGCTTCCTCTGGGTGACCCACTTCCCCCTCTTCACCTGGGACGCTTCGGCGCGACGCTACGTGAGTGCGCACCATCCCTTCACCGCTCCCCGGGAGGAGGACGTGCCCCTCCTCGATAGCGACCCGGGGGCGGTGCAGGCCCAGGCCTACGACCTCGTGCTGAACGGGACCGAGGTCGGGGGGGGCAGCCTCCGCATCCATGATTCCGCGCTCCAGGCCAAGGTCTTCAAGAGCCTCTCCCTCTCCGACGAGGAGGCCCGCGAGCGCTTCGGATTCTTCTTGGAGGCGCTCCAGTACGGCACCCCCCCCCACGGGGGCATCGCGCTCGGCCTCGACCGCATGGTGATGATCTTGTGCGGGGAGTCCTCCATCCGCGACGTGATCGCCTTCCCCAAGACGGCCAGCGCGGCCGACCTCATGAGCGGTTCCCCCTCCACGGTGTCCGACGAGCAGCTGAAGGAGCTGGGCATCCTGCTCGTGAAGAGGCCATCGTGA
- the hisS gene encoding histidine--tRNA ligase: MTVIRAIKGTRDILPDEVAVWQRIEGAARTLFGRYGYREIRTPIFEETELFARGIGTETDIVGKEMYTFDDHGASLTLRPEATAGIVRSVIENNLMNTDPALKVYALGPMFRRERPQKGRYRQFHQVDVEALGLTRPAIDAEVVEMALGYLEACGLQSYELVLNSVGDAKCRPAYVETLRAALRPQVSRLCPDCQRRTETNPLRVLDCKVPEDQPVIEALPRIADHLCVECRDHFAEVLRELELLGIPYRLNHRLVRGLDYYTRTTFEVTSGALGAQNSVLGGGRYDGLVGALGGPDISGIGFALGMERLVLILPVPEGETRCDVFLIPLEDAAFDETLRLQRTLRGAGLRVLVDPEGRSFKARLKMADKLGARYVAIRGEDERRKGVWSVRDMKGSAQEDVTESRVAEHLTERIHG, translated from the coding sequence TTGACCGTCATCCGGGCCATCAAGGGGACGCGGGACATCCTGCCCGACGAGGTTGCGGTCTGGCAGCGGATCGAGGGCGCGGCACGCACCCTCTTCGGCCGCTACGGCTACCGTGAGATCAGGACCCCCATCTTCGAGGAGACGGAGCTGTTTGCCCGCGGCATCGGGACCGAGACCGACATCGTGGGCAAGGAAATGTACACCTTCGACGACCATGGGGCGTCCCTCACCCTCCGCCCGGAGGCCACGGCCGGGATCGTGCGCTCGGTGATCGAGAACAACCTCATGAACACCGATCCCGCCCTCAAGGTCTACGCCCTCGGCCCCATGTTCCGGCGGGAGCGGCCGCAAAAGGGCCGCTACCGGCAGTTCCACCAGGTGGACGTGGAGGCCCTGGGCCTGACCCGTCCCGCAATCGACGCGGAAGTGGTGGAGATGGCGCTCGGTTACCTGGAGGCCTGCGGCCTCCAAAGCTACGAGCTGGTGCTGAACTCGGTGGGGGATGCCAAATGCCGGCCGGCCTACGTGGAGACCCTGCGCGCGGCCCTCCGCCCCCAGGTCTCCCGCCTCTGCCCCGACTGTCAGCGGCGGACGGAGACCAACCCCCTGCGCGTGCTGGACTGCAAGGTTCCGGAGGACCAGCCGGTGATCGAAGCGCTGCCCCGGATCGCGGATCACCTGTGCGTGGAGTGCCGGGACCACTTCGCGGAAGTCCTCCGCGAGCTCGAGCTGCTCGGGATTCCCTACCGGCTCAACCACCGCCTGGTGCGTGGCCTCGACTACTACACCCGCACCACCTTCGAAGTCACGAGCGGCGCCCTGGGGGCCCAAAACAGCGTGCTCGGGGGCGGGCGCTACGATGGTTTGGTGGGGGCGCTGGGCGGCCCCGACATCTCCGGCATCGGCTTTGCCCTGGGCATGGAGCGCCTGGTGCTGATCCTGCCCGTCCCGGAGGGAGAAACCCGCTGCGACGTGTTCCTGATACCGCTTGAAGACGCTGCCTTCGACGAGACCCTGCGGCTGCAGCGCACCCTGCGCGGGGCCGGCCTGCGCGTGCTGGTGGACCCCGAAGGCCGGAGCTTCAAGGCCCGCCTCAAGATGGCCGACAAGCTGGGGGCCCGCTACGTGGCCATCCGGGGCGAGGACGAGCGGCGGAAGGGCGTGTGGTCGGTGCGGGACATGAAGGGGTCCGCCCAGGAGGATGTGACCGAGTCCCGGGTGGCCGAGCATCTGACGGAGAGGATCCATGGCTGA
- a CDS encoding hemolysin family protein: protein MIWLDVFLLVLLSLASLALASVEAAFYLLKRRRLAHVALHNTRAELANRYLDDPPTLLMPIHMGTYTAHVGMTVVITSLFLEHLAHWAMLVAFAAMVAYLLVFRLSVPYALVRRNPERSLLLLLPAFHLYAQALSPLVAALRKRALPDSEGEAAGGTGVPEVPPPPVLDPDEGRLADSLARFSETQVRDVMTPRPDMVAVAAGGTVADLRRVMRETKYSRILVYGENLDDIVGVAEVRDLMDHEGDPGESLRSLARPVFLVPETKRIAELLKEMQAQRTTFAVVIDEYGGTAGLVSVEDIVEELVGEIKDRFDVETDPITVEPDGSVLVAGRVSLSRLEQALETPLAEEEDIGTVGGLVANVFGRIPRAGEQAEFRGFVLEVVDAEKKRVNRVRFRRMPAPVPA from the coding sequence GTGATCTGGCTCGACGTCTTCCTGCTCGTCCTCCTATCCCTGGCCTCCCTCGCCCTGGCCTCGGTGGAGGCCGCTTTCTACCTGCTCAAGCGGCGCCGCTTGGCCCACGTGGCCCTTCACAACACACGGGCCGAGCTGGCCAACCGGTATTTGGACGACCCGCCCACCCTGCTCATGCCCATCCACATGGGCACCTACACCGCGCATGTGGGGATGACGGTGGTCATCACCTCCCTCTTCCTCGAGCACCTCGCGCATTGGGCGATGCTGGTGGCCTTCGCCGCCATGGTGGCCTACTTGCTCGTCTTCCGCCTGAGCGTCCCCTACGCCCTCGTCCGCCGCAACCCCGAGCGCTCCCTGCTCCTCCTCTTGCCCGCCTTCCATCTGTACGCCCAGGCCCTCTCTCCGCTAGTGGCCGCGCTGCGCAAGCGGGCCCTCCCCGACTCCGAGGGCGAGGCGGCGGGGGGAACGGGGGTGCCCGAGGTCCCACCCCCGCCCGTGCTCGACCCGGACGAAGGCCGGCTCGCCGACTCCCTGGCCCGCTTCTCGGAAACCCAGGTGCGGGACGTGATGACCCCCCGGCCGGACATGGTGGCGGTGGCGGCGGGGGGGACGGTGGCCGACCTCCGGCGGGTCATGCGGGAGACCAAGTACAGCCGCATCCTCGTCTACGGCGAGAACCTGGACGACATCGTGGGGGTGGCCGAGGTCCGCGACCTCATGGACCACGAGGGGGACCCCGGGGAGTCCCTGCGCTCGCTGGCCCGCCCCGTGTTCCTCGTTCCCGAGACCAAGCGGATCGCGGAGTTGCTCAAGGAGATGCAGGCCCAGCGCACGACCTTCGCGGTGGTCATCGACGAGTACGGAGGCACGGCCGGGCTGGTCTCGGTGGAGGACATCGTCGAGGAGCTGGTGGGGGAGATCAAGGATCGGTTCGACGTGGAGACCGACCCCATCACGGTGGAGCCGGACGGCTCGGTGCTGGTAGCGGGACGGGTGAGCCTGAGCCGGCTGGAGCAGGCGCTGGAGACGCCGCTGGCCGAGGAAGAGGACATCGGCACCGTGGGCGGCCTCGTGGCCAACGTCTTCGGGCGCATCCCCCGCGCGGGGGAACAGGCGGAGTTTCGAGGCTTCGTGCTGGAAGTCGTGGACGCGGAGAAGAAGCGCGTCAACCGCGTCCGCTTCCGGCGCATGCCGGCGCCGGTCCCCGCGTGA